From the Paramormyrops kingsleyae isolate MSU_618 chromosome 7, PKINGS_0.4, whole genome shotgun sequence genome, one window contains:
- the dnajc21 gene encoding dnaJ homolog subfamily C member 21 — MKCYYEVLGVKRDAVDDDLKKAYRKLALKWHPDKNLDNAEEAAEQFKLIQAAYDVLSDPQERAWYDNHREALLKGGVSGEYADDSIDLLQYFTVTCYSGYGDDEGGFYTVYRTVFESIVKEEMEHFKEEEEDEYEFPTFGDSQSDYDTVVHRFYGYWQSFCTRKNFAWKEEYDTRQGSNRWEKRAMEKENKKTREKARKKYNELVRELVAFVRKRDKRVQAHKKLVDDMNAEKAKKVEELRRKQKLHQAKLAEDYKEQNWVSMSELEKELKQMEAQYGEEFGDASESGEEDSEAQDGETLTDGPEEIVGYYDELYCPACDKFFKTDKAMKNHERSKKHREMVALLRQQLEEEEISLNPSPVKNTEDDEEDEEDEEEQEEASREKLSKKQKKKKRQQKTLNNHSEEELAPVLTQSVPEDPVLSHSENPQTCADVASEDTVKSTAEPAAADSKSSVKMKGKKGGKDSKKNIKIQGAVEQATEKLDLHCVTCQFEFTSRNKLFDHLKTTGHATALSSGGAAGGKAKKEKRKSR, encoded by the exons ATGAAGTGCTATTACGAAGTGCTGGGAGTTAAAAGGGATGCTGTTGATGACGATTTGAAAAAGGCCTATCGGAAATTAGCTTTGAAATGGCACCCAG ATAAAAACTTAGACAATGCAGAAGAAGCTGCAGAACAGTTCAAGTTGATCCAGGCAGCCTATGATGTCCTCAGTGACCCACAGGAAAGAGCCTG GTATGATAACCACCGGGAGGCGCTGTTAAAGGGCGGAGTCAGTGGAGAGTATGCAGATGATAGTATTGACCTGCTTCAGTATTTCACTGTTACATGTTACTCCGGGTATGGAGATGACGAGGGG GGATTTTACACTGTTTACCGGACTGTGTTTGAGTCTATAGTGAAGGAAGAAATGGAGCACTTcaaagaagaagaggaggatgaaTATGAGTTTCCCACGTTCGGGGACTCTCAGAGTGATTACGATACG GTCGTGCATCGCTTTTACGGCTACTGGCAGAGCTTCTGTACCCGCAAGAATTTCGCCTGGAAGGAGGAGTATGACACGAGGCAAGGTTCCAACCGCTGGGAGAAGAGAGCCATGGAGAAAGAGAACAAGAAGACGAGGGAGAAGGCGAGGAAGAAGTACAACGAACTTGTCCGTGAGCTGGTGGCCTTCGTGCGTAAGCGGGACAAGAGGGTCCAGGCCCACAAGAAGCTGGTGGATGACATGAACGCAGAAAAGGCCAAGAAGGTGGAGGAACTGAGACGTAAACAGAAACTCCATCAGGCGAA GTTGGCTGAAGACTACAAAGAGCAAAACTGGGTCTCCATGTCTGAGCTGGAGAAGGAGCTGAAGCAGATGGAAGCCCAGTATGGAGAGGAGTTTGGAGATGCATCAGAAAGTGGGGAAGAGGATTCAGAAGCACAAGATGGAG AGACGCTGACAGATGGGCCTGAAGAAATTGTGGGATATTATGATGAGCTCTACTGCCCAGCCTGTGATAAGTTCTTCAAAACGGATAAAGC CATGAAAAACCATGAGAGGTCTAAGAAACACAGAGAGATGGTTGCATTGCTACGACAACAGCTTGAGGAGGAGGAAATTAGCTTAAATCCCAGTCCTGTTAAAAACACggaagatgatgaagaggatgaggaagatgaggaaGAACAAGAAGAGGCTTCAAGAGAAAA GCTAtctaaaaagcaaaaaaagaaaaagagacaACAGAAAACTTTGAAT AATCATTCAGAAGAGGAATTGGCACCTGTCCTCACACAGTCCGTCCCCGAAGACCCTGTCCTGTCTCATTCAGAGAATCCGCAGACCTGCGCAGACGTGGCCTCTGAGGACACGGTGAAGAGCACGGCTGAGCCAGCAGCTGCGGACTCAAAGAG CTCCGTAAAGATGAAGGGAAAGAAGGGTGGAAAGGATTCAAAGAAGAACATCAAAATCCAGGGTGCTGTGGAGCAGGCGACAGAG AAACTGGATCTGCATTGTGTGACCTGCCAGTTCGAATTTACGTCAAGAAACAAACTGTTTGACCACTTGAAGACGACGGGACACGCCACTGCTCTTTCATCAGGCGGCGCTGCTGGGGGAAAAGCGAAAAAGGAAAAGAGGAAGAGCAGATGA